The following are from one region of the Stigmatella ashevillena genome:
- a CDS encoding TerB family tellurite resistance protein, with amino-acid sequence MDFGKAGWLSSIIEEAVAAHPQVSPSVPAPVLPEGRSGRAQARAYLRQALRASGLLQGPSLEDGEATGEAERPAEMRLFLSLVRTLARMGLDIALLTGAPEGPRAEQLFLLFAVFSGELDVAEALDAKLLAKHEVPKRLHGKVENALARRALSLAGDPVYGLVLHTGALYADAQLFGRQAIAYFARGRFQRPETLRRIGFVARQKAILVEVLAGLAVADHKPSYASRRAILRQVEGLELPEAIEAELRGVVKKSFEHPLDVRALVAGVRSQDTRHFLLEQALLASLVDGQRSQGERSFIRELAEALGVPEAELHRRELETAGFYARNRSVVDVFTGSTPASLMGEDFILRMQAVLEKNFQAMMQEARETGDLALLLAKAARGQKLTADERRRMRAQLIDVAKVIPALAIFAAPGGLLLLLAVAKVLHINLLPSAFQSVSEPSSGPVPVEVGGDAARSPGEVSALALPRDEPALEPPSQNRRCG; translated from the coding sequence ATGGATTTTGGCAAGGCGGGTTGGCTCTCCTCGATCATTGAGGAGGCGGTGGCGGCACACCCCCAGGTGTCGCCCTCCGTGCCTGCCCCGGTGCTTCCGGAGGGCCGCTCCGGGCGGGCCCAGGCCCGGGCGTACCTGCGCCAGGCGCTCCGGGCCAGTGGCCTCTTGCAGGGTCCTTCGCTCGAAGACGGGGAGGCCACCGGAGAAGCGGAGCGGCCCGCCGAGATGCGGCTGTTTCTGTCGTTGGTGCGCACGCTGGCCCGGATGGGGCTGGACATCGCGCTGCTGACGGGAGCGCCCGAGGGCCCGCGCGCGGAGCAGCTCTTCCTGTTGTTCGCCGTGTTCTCCGGCGAGCTGGACGTGGCCGAGGCCCTGGACGCGAAGCTCCTGGCGAAGCACGAGGTGCCCAAGCGCCTGCATGGAAAGGTGGAGAACGCGCTGGCGCGGCGCGCCCTGTCCCTGGCGGGAGACCCTGTCTACGGGTTGGTGCTCCACACGGGGGCGCTGTACGCGGATGCGCAGCTCTTCGGGCGGCAGGCCATCGCCTACTTCGCGCGAGGACGGTTCCAGCGCCCGGAGACGCTGCGGCGCATCGGCTTCGTGGCACGGCAAAAGGCGATCCTGGTGGAGGTGCTGGCGGGGCTCGCCGTCGCGGACCACAAGCCGAGCTATGCCTCGCGCCGCGCCATCCTCCGGCAGGTGGAAGGCTTGGAGTTGCCGGAGGCCATCGAGGCCGAGCTGCGGGGTGTGGTGAAGAAGTCGTTCGAGCACCCCCTGGACGTGCGGGCGCTGGTGGCCGGAGTCCGCAGCCAGGACACGCGGCACTTCCTCCTGGAGCAGGCGCTGCTGGCCTCGTTGGTGGATGGGCAGCGCTCCCAGGGCGAGCGGAGCTTCATCCGGGAATTGGCGGAGGCCCTGGGCGTGCCGGAGGCCGAGCTCCACCGGCGGGAGCTGGAGACGGCGGGGTTCTACGCTCGCAACCGCTCAGTGGTGGATGTGTTTACCGGGTCGACCCCCGCGAGCCTCATGGGCGAGGACTTCATCCTCCGGATGCAGGCCGTGCTGGAGAAGAACTTCCAGGCGATGATGCAGGAAGCGCGGGAGACGGGTGACCTGGCGCTGCTGCTGGCCAAGGCGGCACGGGGGCAGAAGCTGACGGCGGACGAGCGCCGACGGATGCGGGCGCAGCTCATCGACGTGGCCAAGGTGATTCCCGCGCTGGCCATCTTCGCCGCTCCGGGCGGGCTCCTGTTGCTGCTGGCCGTGGCCAAGGTGCTGCACATCAACCTGCTGCCCAGCGCCTTCCAGTCCGTGTCCGAGCCTTCCAGCGGGCCTGTGCCGGTGGAAGTGGGCGGAGACGCCGCGCGTTCCCCGGGCGAGGTTTCGGCCCTGGCACTTCCCCGGGACGAGCCAGCGCTCGAGCCCCCCTCCCAGAACAGGCGATGTGGGTGA
- a CDS encoding DUF779 domain-containing protein: MSVNRVTVTPAAEKLLRKLQEQHGPLMFHQSGGCCDGSAPMCFPRGDFKIGQEDVFLGTIVDTPFYISGPQFEYWQHTHLTVDVVPGRGSGFSAEAPEGVRFLIRSRIFEDAEYHALQQAGPPLRGLQH, encoded by the coding sequence ATGAGCGTAAATCGAGTGACGGTGACGCCAGCGGCCGAGAAGTTGCTGCGCAAGCTGCAAGAACAGCATGGGCCGTTGATGTTCCACCAGTCGGGTGGCTGCTGTGATGGCAGCGCGCCCATGTGCTTCCCCCGGGGGGATTTCAAGATCGGCCAGGAGGACGTCTTCCTGGGGACGATCGTGGACACGCCCTTCTACATCTCGGGCCCTCAGTTCGAGTATTGGCAGCACACCCACCTCACGGTGGATGTGGTGCCTGGAAGGGGCAGCGGCTTCTCGGCGGAGGCTCCCGAAGGGGTGCGCTTCCTCATCCGCTCGCGGATCTTCGAGGATGCGGAGTACCACGCGCTCCAGCAAGCCGGTCCTCCCCTCCGAGGGCTGCAACACTGA
- a CDS encoding HEAT repeat domain-containing protein codes for MPRLVAALSLTVALFALSGCKGDPKTPEYWEKKLEGARKTSAKVQVVDALRTSGNLQEGFLPMLHARLAAEKRPEVITALARVLGDLKHPSSVEPLQAALDPGASDTDAHLANKELAAALGKVGSAKAAPALTKLLGSRDNYTRIEAIQALGALRAPEAVEPLLQLASDESTEPFLNKKAIEALGRIGDARAVPVLMRMLTKERQGVSFYVESSFALYQLGAPAADALLAALEGRDAELTKWAGQQGVHPASYAMKAAQLLGDFRDRRAEATLLKQLTFTNTDPRIQALVRMQAAEALGRMRTGPAARPLSTLVSEEDPTIRAAYVRALTLIGGREALPALEKAAGQGDWYARETAMRGLALLGDAREQPLFVKWAEAEPARTASECQDYGGEGCEDPAALAQKRAQTLTGYGKLLEEAKACGTDGGCWAQKVSSPDALVVERAALELGRGGGAPHAAALAGRVSGKDLEARSALLQSLDWLVGDSKEAAAKAREALPKLQAQLAEEKGNSRFLKVNEDLRRLIFRLERT; via the coding sequence ATGCCCCGTCTCGTCGCTGCGCTGAGCCTCACCGTCGCCCTCTTTGCCCTGTCCGGTTGCAAGGGAGACCCCAAAACCCCCGAGTACTGGGAGAAAAAGCTGGAGGGAGCGCGCAAGACGAGTGCCAAGGTCCAGGTGGTGGATGCGCTGCGCACCTCGGGAAACCTCCAGGAGGGCTTCCTGCCCATGCTGCACGCTCGGCTGGCCGCCGAGAAGCGGCCCGAAGTCATCACCGCCCTGGCGCGCGTCCTCGGCGACCTGAAGCACCCCTCCTCGGTGGAGCCGCTCCAGGCCGCGCTGGACCCGGGCGCTTCGGACACCGACGCGCACCTGGCCAACAAGGAGCTGGCCGCGGCGCTCGGCAAAGTGGGCAGCGCGAAGGCCGCGCCCGCGCTGACGAAGCTGCTCGGCTCCCGGGACAACTACACCCGCATCGAGGCCATTCAGGCCCTGGGGGCCCTGCGCGCGCCCGAGGCGGTGGAGCCGCTGCTCCAGCTCGCCTCGGACGAGAGCACCGAGCCCTTCCTCAACAAGAAGGCCATCGAGGCGCTGGGCCGCATTGGCGACGCCCGCGCGGTGCCCGTGCTCATGCGCATGCTGACCAAGGAGCGTCAGGGCGTCTCCTTCTATGTGGAGAGCTCCTTTGCGCTCTACCAACTGGGCGCCCCCGCGGCCGATGCCCTGCTGGCCGCCTTGGAGGGACGGGACGCGGAGCTGACGAAGTGGGCCGGGCAGCAAGGGGTCCATCCCGCCAGCTACGCCATGAAGGCCGCGCAACTGCTGGGCGACTTCCGGGATCGCCGGGCGGAGGCGACGCTGCTCAAGCAGCTCACCTTCACGAACACGGACCCTCGCATCCAAGCCCTGGTCCGGATGCAGGCGGCGGAGGCCCTGGGCCGCATGCGCACCGGCCCGGCGGCGCGTCCCCTCTCCACGCTCGTCTCCGAGGAGGACCCCACGATCCGGGCCGCCTACGTCCGGGCGCTGACCCTGATCGGCGGACGTGAGGCCCTGCCCGCCCTGGAGAAGGCCGCGGGCCAGGGAGACTGGTACGCCCGGGAGACGGCGATGCGGGGCCTGGCGTTGCTGGGAGACGCGCGCGAGCAGCCCCTGTTCGTGAAGTGGGCGGAGGCAGAGCCCGCGCGCACCGCCAGCGAGTGCCAGGACTATGGGGGCGAAGGATGCGAGGACCCCGCCGCGCTCGCCCAGAAGCGGGCGCAGACCCTCACCGGCTACGGCAAGCTCCTGGAGGAGGCCAAGGCCTGTGGGACGGACGGTGGCTGCTGGGCCCAGAAGGTGTCGAGCCCGGACGCGTTGGTGGTGGAGCGGGCGGCCCTGGAGCTGGGACGCGGGGGAGGTGCCCCCCACGCGGCGGCCCTCGCGGGGCGCGTCTCCGGGAAGGACCTGGAGGCCCGCTCCGCGCTGCTCCAGTCGCTGGACTGGCTGGTGGGCGACTCGAAGGAAGCCGCGGCCAAGGCCCGCGAGGCGCTGCCGAAGCTCCAGGCCCAGCTCGCCGAGGAGAAGGGCAACTCCCGCTTCCTCAAGGTGAACGAGGACCTGCGCCGGCTCATCTTCCGGCTGGAACGGACCTGA
- a CDS encoding HSP90 family protein — MDHRFQINLRGVIDLLSHHLYSSPDVFLRELLQNATDAIRARQHLEPGHEGSVRVELIEKQDGGPPTLLFSDDGIGLTEDEIHRFLATIGESSKREVLAERRGDFIGQFGIGLLSCFMVCDEVLVVTRSARGGTHTMEWRGRHDGTYTVRPSEHPLERPGTQVFLVARPDAVGLFTPQRVRELALHYGGLLPFPIHLTAGGHTGRINVEGAPWRRTYGSASERRAALLAYGRDVFGMTFIDCIPLKSEEGDVEGVAFVLPFSPHYNAKQKHRVYLKNMLLSESAENLLPEWAFFVKCVVNANELRPTASRESFYENETLTRARTALGQALRRYLVELAKDDPRALQGLIQLHALSMKALALDDDDFYRLIIGWLPFETSLGAMTLADYRRTSSSVRYVSSLDEFRQVSRVAAAQGLCVLNAAYVYDTDLLEKLPRVFQDAQVERFSASDLPQSFDELTLDERETVFSLRKLAEEVLQPFGCGVVVKKFRPKEVPTLYSSDTGTSFRRDAERAREESDDLYASMLDGVVSGAPGSDQPLLTFNFHNPVVRRLAAVTDPHLMKLSVEMLYVQALLLGHRPLNAREMLLLNQGLLGLIASKLEGGGEPPGRGGLH, encoded by the coding sequence GTGGACCACCGATTCCAAATCAACCTCCGTGGGGTCATCGACCTCCTGTCCCACCACCTCTACAGCTCGCCGGACGTCTTCCTCCGAGAGCTGCTCCAGAACGCCACGGACGCCATCCGGGCACGGCAACACCTCGAGCCTGGCCATGAAGGCAGCGTCCGGGTCGAACTCATCGAGAAACAAGATGGGGGCCCACCCACCCTGCTCTTCAGCGATGACGGCATCGGGCTGACGGAAGACGAAATCCACCGCTTCCTGGCCACCATTGGCGAGAGCTCCAAGCGAGAAGTCCTCGCCGAGCGGCGGGGCGATTTCATCGGCCAGTTCGGCATCGGGCTGCTGTCCTGCTTCATGGTGTGCGATGAGGTACTCGTGGTGACGCGCTCCGCCAGGGGCGGCACCCACACCATGGAGTGGCGGGGCCGCCATGACGGGACCTACACCGTGCGGCCCTCGGAACACCCTCTGGAGCGCCCGGGCACCCAGGTGTTCCTGGTGGCCCGGCCGGATGCGGTGGGCCTCTTCACCCCCCAGCGCGTCCGGGAGCTGGCCCTCCACTATGGAGGCCTGCTGCCCTTCCCCATCCACCTGACGGCGGGCGGCCACACCGGGCGCATCAACGTCGAGGGGGCCCCGTGGCGCCGCACCTACGGCAGCGCCTCGGAGCGGCGGGCGGCACTGCTGGCCTATGGGCGCGACGTCTTCGGCATGACCTTCATCGACTGCATCCCGCTGAAGTCCGAGGAGGGAGACGTGGAGGGCGTGGCCTTCGTGCTGCCCTTCAGCCCCCACTACAACGCCAAGCAGAAGCACCGCGTGTACCTGAAGAACATGCTCCTGTCCGAAAGCGCGGAGAACCTGCTGCCCGAGTGGGCCTTCTTCGTGAAGTGCGTGGTGAACGCCAATGAGCTGCGCCCCACCGCCAGCCGCGAGTCCTTCTACGAAAATGAGACCCTGACGCGCGCGCGCACGGCCCTGGGCCAGGCCCTGCGGCGCTACCTGGTGGAGCTGGCCAAGGACGACCCGCGCGCCCTCCAAGGGCTCATCCAGTTGCACGCCCTCTCCATGAAGGCCCTCGCCCTGGATGACGACGACTTCTACCGGCTCATCATCGGCTGGCTGCCCTTCGAGACCTCCCTGGGCGCGATGACGCTGGCGGACTACCGGCGGACGTCCTCTTCGGTGCGTTACGTCTCCTCCCTGGACGAGTTCCGGCAGGTGTCCCGGGTGGCCGCCGCCCAGGGACTGTGCGTGCTGAACGCCGCCTATGTCTACGACACGGACCTGCTGGAGAAGCTGCCTCGCGTCTTCCAGGACGCGCAGGTGGAGCGCTTCTCCGCCTCGGACCTGCCGCAGAGCTTCGACGAGCTGACGCTGGACGAGCGCGAGACCGTCTTCTCTCTGCGCAAGCTGGCCGAGGAGGTGCTCCAACCCTTCGGCTGCGGCGTGGTGGTGAAGAAGTTCCGCCCCAAGGAGGTGCCCACCCTCTACAGCTCGGACACGGGGACTTCCTTCCGGCGGGACGCGGAGCGGGCCCGCGAGGAGAGTGACGACCTGTACGCCTCCATGCTGGACGGCGTGGTCTCCGGCGCTCCCGGGAGCGATCAGCCCCTGCTGACCTTCAACTTCCACAACCCCGTGGTGCGCAGGCTCGCGGCGGTGACGGACCCCCACCTGATGAAGCTGTCGGTGGAGATGCTGTACGTGCAGGCCCTGCTGCTCGGCCACCGGCCGCTGAATGCCCGGGAGATGTTGCTGCTCAACCAGGGCCTGCTGGGGCTCATCGCATCGAAGCTGGAGGGCGGAGGCGAGCCCCCGGGCCGGGGAGGCCTGCATTGA
- a CDS encoding signal protein has protein sequence MSSETVIASQKPGWRRRTYLIDREFQLKYIAMLTSIGSGSIGLFGLLAWWAHSSAVETGSSSEGLAGMTILWLTVLGVVGTGAALGLFGLLFTHRVAGPVHVMNLYVEALAAGHYPRLRPLRRYDELKRFFDRFSHAVERIRSREAEEAHALAQALSAFQPLANTEEARAALQVLEELHSRKRQAVDNPISTRTPILPTR, from the coding sequence ATGTCCTCCGAAACCGTCATTGCTTCACAGAAGCCCGGCTGGCGCCGCCGGACCTACCTCATCGATCGCGAGTTTCAGCTCAAGTACATCGCGATGTTGACCTCCATCGGCTCGGGCAGCATCGGCCTCTTTGGCTTGCTTGCCTGGTGGGCCCACTCATCGGCCGTCGAGACAGGCTCCTCGTCCGAGGGGCTGGCGGGGATGACGATTCTTTGGCTCACCGTGTTAGGGGTGGTGGGGACGGGGGCGGCACTGGGCCTCTTTGGCCTGTTGTTCACCCACCGCGTCGCGGGGCCCGTGCACGTGATGAACCTCTATGTGGAAGCGCTGGCGGCGGGGCACTACCCCCGGCTGCGCCCGCTGCGCCGGTATGACGAGCTGAAGCGCTTTTTTGACCGGTTCAGCCACGCCGTGGAGCGCATCCGCTCGCGTGAGGCCGAGGAAGCCCATGCGCTCGCGCAGGCGCTGAGCGCCTTCCAGCCGCTGGCCAACACCGAGGAGGCCCGCGCCGCGCTCCAGGTGCTCGAGGAGCTCCACTCGCGCAAGCGCCAGGCCGTGGACAACCCCATCAGCACCCGGACCCCCATTCTTCCTACCCGCTGA
- a CDS encoding sensor histidine kinase produces the protein MSGDGASRVALTAFVESRRADILQRWTSRVRGGLDQMLVSRKFLDTLPEVFDAWLSTLVGWRGQLTLDASLDAISAIQKYGRQCFQLGLSIGELVRDHQLLREAVFELMEETQERPGFAELRVLTGTLDATLAEALRQYTQTHEQAMRISTDQRVQLEREEARRNLRELVDLLPIVFWSFDAQGIFTLSKGSGLAAVGLISDQAVGQSLYTLYGDRPEVLSAVERALNGERLSVEVKLGEAWFDMRFQPQFGPDGRVSEVLGLSLDITERRLTQDALKKTEVRYHLATLATRDTIWDWDIQAQTIHWSDNVHRLTGYLPGEMEHSLAWWRQRMHLEDKLLLDRTLQEAIEGEGEHWACEYRFMHKDGSYIILEDRGYIVRDAQGKAVRMVGALEDITERRLAEERARRRAEFEQYLIGIVSHDLRNPLNAITLAASLLIKRDSTDANQQQVLNRILFSARRANRMLRDLLDFTQARLSGGIPLKPQPLDLHGFARQILEEVQLAFPGRRVLVEHRGDGKGEWDADRLAQVITNLMNNALTYSPSHCPVQVRTRGERDSVVLSVHNDGEPIPAEMLPKLFQPLKRGPHKQGKAQGSIGLGLFIVKHIVEAHGGIISVHSTAANGTTFLARLPRYTNVTPERSSSEAPLPNDSRH, from the coding sequence ATGAGCGGAGACGGGGCTTCCCGCGTGGCCCTCACGGCTTTCGTGGAAAGCCGGAGGGCGGACATTCTCCAGCGCTGGACGAGCCGCGTCCGAGGCGGACTGGATCAGATGCTCGTCTCCAGGAAGTTCCTGGACACGCTCCCAGAGGTCTTTGATGCCTGGCTCTCCACGCTCGTGGGGTGGCGGGGCCAGTTGACCTTGGATGCCTCGCTCGATGCGATCTCCGCGATTCAGAAGTATGGTCGGCAATGTTTCCAGCTGGGCCTGAGCATTGGAGAGCTGGTCCGCGACCACCAATTGCTGCGCGAGGCCGTGTTCGAGTTGATGGAGGAGACCCAGGAGCGGCCGGGGTTCGCCGAGCTTCGCGTCCTGACGGGAACCCTGGATGCGACCCTGGCCGAGGCCCTGCGCCAGTACACGCAGACGCACGAACAAGCGATGCGGATCAGCACGGACCAGCGTGTCCAGTTGGAGCGGGAGGAGGCGCGCCGGAACCTGCGCGAGCTGGTGGACCTGCTGCCCATCGTCTTCTGGAGTTTCGACGCCCAGGGCATCTTCACCCTGTCGAAGGGCAGCGGCCTGGCGGCGGTGGGGCTCATCTCGGATCAGGCCGTGGGACAGTCCCTGTACACGTTGTATGGGGACCGGCCGGAGGTGCTCAGCGCGGTGGAGCGGGCGTTGAATGGGGAGCGGTTGTCGGTGGAGGTGAAGCTGGGCGAGGCTTGGTTCGACATGCGCTTCCAGCCCCAGTTCGGGCCCGATGGGCGGGTGTCCGAAGTCTTAGGGCTGTCCCTGGACATCACCGAGCGGCGGCTCACCCAGGATGCGCTCAAGAAAACCGAGGTGCGCTACCATTTGGCGACGCTGGCCACCCGGGACACCATCTGGGATTGGGATATCCAAGCCCAGACCATCCATTGGAGTGACAACGTCCACCGCTTGACGGGCTACCTGCCCGGGGAGATGGAGCACTCATTGGCGTGGTGGAGGCAACGCATGCACCTTGAGGACAAGCTGCTCTTGGATCGCACCCTCCAGGAAGCGATAGAGGGGGAAGGGGAGCATTGGGCGTGCGAGTACCGCTTCATGCACAAGGATGGTTCGTACATCATCCTCGAGGACCGGGGTTACATCGTGCGTGACGCGCAGGGCAAGGCCGTGCGCATGGTCGGCGCGCTGGAAGACATCACCGAGCGTCGGCTGGCGGAGGAGCGGGCCCGGCGTCGCGCCGAGTTCGAGCAGTACCTCATCGGCATCGTCAGCCATGATCTGCGCAATCCGCTCAACGCCATCACCCTGGCCGCCTCCCTGCTCATCAAACGCGACAGCACGGATGCGAACCAGCAGCAGGTGCTCAACCGCATTCTTTTCAGCGCCCGGCGTGCCAACCGCATGCTCCGCGATCTGCTGGACTTCACCCAGGCGCGCCTGAGCGGAGGCATTCCGCTCAAGCCCCAGCCGTTGGATCTGCACGGCTTCGCGCGGCAGATCCTGGAGGAGGTGCAGTTGGCCTTTCCAGGCCGGCGGGTGCTCGTGGAGCACCGGGGGGACGGCAAGGGGGAGTGGGATGCGGACCGCCTGGCGCAGGTCATCACCAACCTGATGAACAACGCCCTCACCTACAGCCCGAGCCACTGCCCGGTCCAGGTCCGGACCCGCGGGGAGCGCGACAGCGTGGTGCTCTCCGTCCACAACGATGGGGAGCCCATCCCCGCGGAGATGCTGCCGAAGCTCTTCCAGCCGCTCAAGCGCGGACCGCACAAGCAGGGCAAGGCACAAGGCTCCATTGGCCTGGGGCTCTTCATCGTGAAACACATCGTGGAGGCCCACGGGGGAATCATCTCCGTTCACTCCACCGCGGCGAACGGGACGACCTTCCTGGCACGCCTTCCCCGGTACACGAACGTCACCCCCGAGCGGTCCTCGTCCGAGGCGCCCTTGCCCAACGACTCCAGGCACTGA
- the exaC gene encoding acetaldehyde dehydrogenase ExaC, translated as MTKIYEAPGQPGSKIQFSSRYGNFIGGEFTPPVKGQYFENISPVTGRPFCEVARSNHEDIEKALDAAHKAKTAWGKTSVTQRSEILLKIADRMQANLEMLAVGETWDNGKPIRETLAADLPLAIDHFRYYAGCIRAQEGTMGELDENTVSYQFHEPLGVVGQIIPWNFPLLMAAWKLAPALAAGNCVVIKPAEQTPVTLLKLMELVGDLLPAGVLNVVNGFGIEAGKPLASNKRIAKIAFTGETTTGRLIMQYASENLIPVTLELGGKSPNIFFADVFDKDDDFAQKALEGFAMFALNQGEVCTCPSRALVQDRFYDNFIQKAVERTKKIVQGNPLDPRTMLGAQASNDQLEKILSYIDIGKKEGAKVLTGGGRASMQGSLAEGYYVEPTIFEGNNRMRIFQEEIFGPVVSVAKFKDMEDALSTANDSLYGLGAGVWTRDTNTAYRMGRAIQAGRVWVNCYHLYPAHAAFGGYKQSGIGRETHKMMLSHYQQTKNMLVSYDPKPMGFF; from the coding sequence ATGACGAAGATCTATGAAGCCCCCGGTCAGCCGGGCAGCAAGATCCAGTTCTCCAGCCGCTATGGCAACTTCATCGGAGGTGAGTTCACCCCGCCCGTGAAGGGCCAATACTTCGAGAACATCTCGCCTGTGACGGGCAGGCCGTTCTGCGAGGTGGCCCGCTCCAACCACGAGGACATCGAGAAGGCGCTGGACGCGGCCCACAAGGCGAAGACCGCCTGGGGCAAGACGTCCGTCACCCAGCGCTCGGAGATCCTGCTCAAGATCGCCGACCGGATGCAGGCCAACCTGGAGATGCTCGCCGTGGGCGAGACGTGGGACAACGGCAAGCCCATCCGCGAGACGCTCGCGGCGGACCTCCCGCTCGCGATTGATCACTTCCGGTACTACGCCGGCTGCATCCGCGCCCAGGAAGGCACCATGGGCGAGCTGGACGAGAACACCGTCTCGTACCAGTTCCACGAGCCGCTGGGCGTCGTGGGGCAGATCATCCCCTGGAACTTCCCGCTGCTGATGGCCGCGTGGAAGCTGGCGCCTGCCCTGGCTGCTGGCAACTGTGTCGTCATCAAGCCCGCGGAGCAGACGCCCGTCACCCTGCTCAAGCTCATGGAGCTGGTGGGAGACCTGCTGCCCGCCGGTGTGCTCAACGTGGTGAATGGCTTTGGCATCGAGGCGGGCAAGCCGCTGGCCAGCAACAAGCGCATCGCCAAGATTGCCTTCACGGGCGAGACGACCACGGGTCGGCTCATCATGCAGTACGCCTCCGAGAACCTCATCCCGGTGACGCTGGAGTTGGGGGGCAAGTCGCCCAACATCTTCTTCGCGGACGTGTTCGACAAGGACGATGACTTCGCGCAGAAGGCGCTCGAGGGCTTCGCGATGTTCGCCCTCAACCAGGGCGAGGTGTGTACCTGCCCGTCGCGTGCGCTCGTCCAGGACCGCTTCTACGACAACTTCATCCAGAAGGCCGTGGAGCGGACGAAGAAGATCGTCCAGGGCAACCCGCTGGATCCCCGGACGATGCTTGGCGCCCAGGCGTCCAATGATCAGCTGGAGAAGATCCTCTCGTACATCGACATCGGCAAGAAGGAGGGCGCCAAGGTGCTCACCGGTGGCGGCCGCGCGTCCATGCAGGGCTCGCTGGCGGAGGGCTACTACGTGGAGCCCACCATCTTCGAGGGCAACAACCGGATGCGCATCTTCCAGGAGGAGATCTTCGGCCCGGTGGTCTCGGTGGCGAAGTTCAAGGACATGGAGGATGCCCTCTCCACCGCCAATGACTCGCTCTACGGGTTGGGCGCCGGCGTGTGGACGCGGGACACGAACACGGCGTACCGCATGGGCCGCGCCATCCAGGCGGGCCGCGTGTGGGTGAACTGCTACCACCTGTACCCGGCGCACGCGGCGTTCGGGGGTTACAAGCAGTCGGGCATCGGCCGCGAGACGCACAAGATGATGCTCAGCCACTACCAGCAGACGAAGAACATGCTGGTGAGCTACGACCCGAAGCCCATGGGCTTCTTCTAG
- a CDS encoding sensor histidine kinase yields MNAPQDEAGSGLMAQRVRDRLGLFSALGVVCIYFLMVLSIWGQWVSIALLSGTFTFVFVFSIVLELWNSERETRPPRLEVLRLSLEMGAMLIYGKLTSWAVPVWLYLPLNALWSDHSTELRWMRGLLLGQAVVVTAVAVMQGCSILVPLSFILLSLLAQSLLGMRLLLLRHVMDRLSHRHGELARAHADLDRAHERAREQDRLSSLGMLAAGIAHEINNPLSYVKSNVNALYRDLKVRQGQIAPELGEYVDEVLPATLDGIHRIASIVTDLRRFARGEPEPMVEYDLNAEVQVALRMTQGRLHAHCDLEVDLAPELPRMQGRPRQIVQVVINLIVNAAQAMPGHGKIRVSTRQEDGEVLLSVRDTGMGMSPETLSRIFQPFFTTKPLGEGTGMGLAVVHGIVSAHGGRIQVESEPLKGSDFIIRLPRGVPASS; encoded by the coding sequence ATGAACGCGCCTCAAGACGAGGCGGGCTCTGGGCTCATGGCCCAGCGGGTCAGGGATCGCCTGGGGCTGTTCTCGGCCCTGGGGGTGGTCTGCATCTACTTCCTGATGGTGCTCTCCATCTGGGGACAATGGGTCTCCATTGCCCTCCTCTCGGGCACGTTCACCTTCGTCTTCGTCTTCAGCATCGTGCTGGAGCTTTGGAATTCCGAGCGGGAGACGCGGCCTCCCAGACTCGAAGTGCTCCGGCTGTCGCTGGAGATGGGGGCCATGCTCATCTACGGAAAGTTGACCTCCTGGGCAGTGCCCGTCTGGTTGTACCTGCCCCTCAACGCCCTCTGGTCCGATCACAGCACGGAGCTTCGTTGGATGCGCGGCCTGCTGCTAGGGCAGGCCGTGGTGGTGACGGCCGTCGCGGTCATGCAGGGCTGCTCCATCCTCGTTCCGCTCAGCTTCATCCTCCTGTCCCTGCTCGCCCAGTCGCTCCTGGGCATGCGGCTTCTCTTGTTGCGCCATGTCATGGACCGGCTCTCCCACCGCCATGGCGAACTGGCGCGGGCGCATGCCGATCTGGACAGGGCCCATGAGCGCGCCCGGGAGCAGGACCGGCTCTCCAGCCTGGGCATGCTCGCCGCTGGCATCGCCCATGAGATCAACAACCCGCTCAGCTATGTGAAGAGCAACGTGAATGCCCTCTACCGGGACCTCAAGGTCCGGCAGGGCCAGATCGCTCCAGAGCTGGGCGAGTATGTCGATGAAGTGCTGCCAGCCACCTTGGATGGCATCCACCGGATTGCCTCCATCGTCACGGATCTCCGCCGCTTCGCCAGGGGCGAGCCCGAGCCGATGGTCGAGTACGACTTGAACGCGGAGGTCCAAGTGGCCCTGCGCATGACGCAGGGCCGGCTCCATGCCCACTGTGACTTGGAGGTGGACCTGGCGCCGGAGTTGCCCCGGATGCAGGGCCGTCCCCGGCAGATCGTCCAGGTGGTGATCAACCTGATCGTCAACGCGGCCCAGGCCATGCCAGGGCATGGGAAGATTCGTGTCTCCACGCGTCAGGAGGACGGCGAGGTGCTCCTGTCGGTCCGGGACACCGGGATGGGCATGTCGCCGGAGACCCTCTCGCGCATCTTCCAGCCCTTCTTCACCACCAAGCCGCTGGGGGAGGGGACGGGCATGGGGTTGGCGGTGGTGCACGGCATCGTCTCCGCCCATGGCGGACGCATCCAGGTCGAGAGTGAGCCGCTCAAGGGCAGCGACTTCATCATCCGGTTGCCGCGAGGCGTTCCGGCGTCCTCGTGA